Proteins encoded in a region of the Dreissena polymorpha isolate Duluth1 chromosome 6, UMN_Dpol_1.0, whole genome shotgun sequence genome:
- the LOC127835075 gene encoding uncharacterized protein LOC127835075, whose protein sequence is MTNAQAAAISKREAALVSAMTNLYFAAQHTLASSLVPDLNRLCVLQGATQHNDLRVDSNTSYEHSSSVSEFQNCMADVLRSDLLQKIQTSCKYSTLIDESTDISVKRNLETYVRLLETDEF, encoded by the exons atgacaaatgcgcaggctgcagcaatatccaaaCGTGAAGCGGCTTTAGTGTCGGCTATGACTAATTtgtactttgctgcacaacatACTCTCGCATCATCGCTGGTTCcagacctgaacagattgtgtgtcttgcag ggtGCAACCCAGCACAATGACCTTCGAGTTGACAGCAACACGTCATATGAACACAGCTCCAGTGTGTCGGAATTTCAAAACTGTATGGCAGACGTTCTGAGGAGTGATCTTCTCCAGAAGATACAGACATCATGCAAGTACAGTACCTTGATCGATGAGAGTACAGACATTTCAGTGAAGCGAAATTTAGAGACCTATGTTAGACTTTTGGAAACTGATGAGTTTTGA
- the LOC127835073 gene encoding uncharacterized protein LOC127835073, translating to MAEGHDQQILVDRHVVKKVYFDNIMDSLKEISNNSDEILAKTLKYGYEGDHEIRLMILGMFGAGKTSLVNNLINNFRNENIIPLSTEGFDLHRCKLIDNGDWCLDKELKYLKYHNRYRTALKETKIIGKMYSTSREASEPGILNFDLEQPSISLEEVLHNVKEQRDDEGIKDIIKVVQKLPEMYEDVPVNIPAPVIKKDITVSVWDFAGQTLYYSTHQFFLNKSSIYLVLMDLTKSLDDPVREGDKACGILCGLMKDCTYLDVFKFWLNAIHMYSGDGSSVGKLQPSIILVGTRKDEMTGTNDEKEIKNDLYFEKALQRAFVKGSPILKHIHPRKFLVNNLSPADPVFNQLKTEILCLAENQEYWGKKRPIRWILLEQSLDKLRDEGRQLLQMVDIQNANESNVHPLGEDELQLFLEIQHRHGNILYFNTDQLKGLIILDPQWIIQAFQCLITHVKNKNPSNFDAWEDYTNLAILKPEVFNEIMDKSAKTIGDNRVYVIKYMEHLDVMVKPFTFEEAKEARNMAADLQIEEDKHDAGQQLNTKYLDFHIVPCRLKKPPPFISDLTSPKAKKTTQVLCFVFSENFMPQSFYHRLVALCIRTWPISQEGDETLLYNGVAVFDIQSHSAYTLTIWYQDHIIYVRLSSWSKKYTEDIDFQLCKDVRHTLRMCLLNCVGQSVDNPRTATAFEEYIQCPFMQEFLHNKGMLRVADFMYDNELICKACRPRHTVERAEALQYWYKHTLDLIDSDDDDRPAEDSDLWSAASSIGNEYWMLGIELGLTDARMNTLYFECGQNNRLFSYKCMAEWRRKESEKATIRRLNRAINAAKLYCKK from the coding sequence ATGGCTGAAGGGCATGATCAACAAATTCTTGTAGATAGGCATGTGGTGAAGAAGGTTTACTTTGACAACATTATGGATTCACTGAAAGAGATTTCTAACAACTCAGACGAGATTCTTgccaaaactttaaaatatggcTACGAAGGAGATCATGAGATTCGTCTAATGATTTTAGGCATGTTTGGCGCAGGAAAGACATCTCTTGTCAACAATCTGATAAATAACTTTAGGAATGAAAACATAATTCCTTTGAGCACAGAAGGTTTTGACCTGCACAGGTGTAAGCTGATAGATAATGGTGACTGGTGTTTGGATAAagaattaaaatatcttaaatatcaCAATAGATACAGAACAGCCTTAAAGGAAACCAAAATAATCGGTAAAATGTATAGCACAAGCAGGGAGGCATCGGAACCTGGTATCCTAAATTTTGATTTAGAGCAACCATCAATTTCCTTGGAAGAAGTACTGCACAATGTCAAAGAACAAAGAGATGATGAGGGGATAAAGGACATTATTAAAGTTGTTCAGAAGCTACCTGAAATGTATGAGGATGTTCCTGTCAACATACCTGCTCCCGTTATAAAGAAAGACATCACTGTGTCTGTTTGGGATTTTGCAGGCCAAACACTCTACTATTCTACTCATCAGTTTTTCTTGAATAAAAGTTctatatatttagttttaatgGATTTGACAAAAAGTTTAGACGATCCTGTCAGAGAAGGGGATAAGGCATGCGGAATCTTGTGTGGTTTGATGAAGGACTGCACATATTTGGATGTTTTTAAGTTTTGGCTTAATGCGATCCACATGTATAGCGGTGATGGGTCATCAGTAGGAAAATTGCAGCCAAGCATTATTTTAGTTGGCACGCGTAAAGATGAAATGACGGGAACCAACGatgaaaaagaaattaaaaatgaTTTGTATTTTGAGAAAGCACTGCAGAGGGCTTTTGTTAAGGGTTCGCCCATATTAAAGCATATTCATCCCCGGAAATTCTTGGTTAATAATTTGTCTCCTGCAGATCCAGTTTTTAACCAGTTGAAAACGGAAATCCTTTGCTTGGCTGAGAATCAAGAATATTGGGGTAAAAAGAGACCTATTAGATGGATTCTATTGGAGCAGTCATTGGATAAATTGAGAGATGAAGGAAGACAGCTTCTTCAAATGGTAGACATTCAAAACGCAAATGAATCAAATGTACACCCACTTGGTGAGGATGAACTCCAATTGTTTTTGGAGATTCAGCACAGGCATGGGAACATACTATATTTCAACACAGATCAACTTAAAGGTCTGATAATTCTTGATCCGCAGTGGATCATTCAAGCATTCCAGTGCCTTATAACTCATGTAAAGAATAAGAACCCAAGCAATTTCGATGCATGGGAAGATTATACGAATCTTGCTATTCTTAAACCTGaggtttttaatgaaattatggACAAAAGTGCAAAAACAATAGGTGACAACAGAGTTTATGTCATTAAGTATATGGAGCATCTAGATGTTATGGTAAAGCCATTTACGTTTGAAGAAGCTAAAGAAGCCAGAAATATGGCTGCTGATCTCCAAATTGAAGAAGATAAACATGATGCCGGTCAACAGTTAAATACCAAATATCTTGACTTCCATATTGTTCCTTGTCGACTAAAGAAACCACCACCTTTCATATCCGACTTAACTTCACCTAAAGCAAAGAAAACAACACaggttttatgttttgttttttctgaGAATTTTATGCCTCAATCGTTCTACCACAGACTTGTTGCTTTATGTATTCGCACTTGGCCTATCAGCCAAGAAGGCGACGAAACCCTGTTATACAATGGAGTTGCTGTGTTTGACATTCAATCACATTCAGCATACACTTTGACAATCTGGTACCAGGACCACATCATTTATGTAAGACTATCTTCTTGGTCGAAGAAATACACTGAAGATATAGATTTCCAATTATGTAAAGACGTCAGGCACACTCTTCGGATGTGTTTGCTTAATTGCGTTGGTCAATCTGTGGATAATCCTAGGACCGCTACTGCATTTGAGGAGTACATTCAGTGTCCATTCATGCAAGAGTTTTTACACAATAAAGGCATGCTACGAGTGGCTGACTTCATGTATGACAATGAATTAATTTGCAAAGCGTGTCGTCCGCGTCATACAGTGGAACGAGCAGAGGCTTTACAATATTGGTACAAACACACCTTAGATCTAATAGACTCGGATGATGATGATAGACCAGCGGAGGACAGTGATCTTTGGAGCGCTGCTAGTTCCATAGGTAATGAATATTGGATGCTGGGCATTGAACTTGGTTTGACAGATGCGCGAATGAACACCTTATACTTTGAATGTGGACAGAATAATCGTTTATTCAGTTACAAGTGTATGGCAGAATGGAGGAGAAAAGAGAGTGAAAAAGCAACTATTCGACGGCTAAATAGAGCCATAAATGCTGCAAAATTGTACTGCAAGAAGTAG